Part of the Periplaneta americana isolate PAMFEO1 chromosome 4, P.americana_PAMFEO1_priV1, whole genome shotgun sequence genome is shown below.
AGCAGATTTAAATGATACAAAGGTATAATTCATAAACAACACAAGCCATGATGAAAATACAATTAAgtaaatagaatatatatatatatatatatatatatatatatgtatatatatatatataaaaaccactgtaaatatattaactatgtttttgaagttttttttattagCTTCTCAGAGTTTATAATTTATGGTTGGTTTGGAACAATAGTGTTGACTATTATTCACTTTTAGTGCATAATAGCCTAGTTATGTAACTTAGTTTTACGTGTCATTTTATCTTCGAAAATATATGTACAATACATGTCTCCTGAATATCCCCCACTGTggcattgtggtctaaggcatcctgcctaggacttgtgttactaaatgcgcgctggttcgggtcctcatgggggaagaaattttctcataaattttcggccagtgtatgggacctgtgcccacccagcatcgtgatgcacttggggaactacaataggtagcgaaatctggttatgcAAACCAGTATAATGGCTGGggggttcatcgtgctaaccacacgatacctccattctggttggatgatcgtccacctctgcttcgccatgtggccgtaaggccagcagccggctggtcggtcttggccctttgtGGTCTGTAGCACCACAGATAGTTTATTAcagtatacattttaaagtggtattaGGTTTTCGAAGTTCATGCTAATCATTTCATATGTTCAAATAAGATTAAGTCTCTTGAATCATACATTTTTTGACCAAACCAACGAATTTCATATTGTCAgataaaatgcatttatttttaataatagaacaaatatattattattattattattattattattattattattattattattattattattattatttctgtacatAGCATGATTTTATCGGGTTTGGTGGTGTCTGGTAACAGCAATATTaaaaagacggccatattagcttTCAGGAACTAATCTTACATGAACCTCActataattgttattacattattgACAACATTTTCAATTGAAGAGCTCCGAAACAACATGTGTGAAGTTCACCTTCATTCGTAacagaatttgaaatttatttagacTCTGAGAATGGCGCTACATGGGCCAAAATCTCCATTCAAATGGAAGTAATTGAGTGAGCTAGATGCTAGTACAATCTTGTCTAGATATAGGGCCCTTTCATGGGTATGAATGTGTTTCAGACACTCTTATGATTGAAAATGGACTTCACAGATTTTGTTACAAAGTCCTCATTATTATAAATAGCTTCTttctaaattttgttttcttcctcAAAGGCTCGAGTAAGAATGGCGCTGCtgaaggaggaggaagaagaaatgaTGCCTCACAAACGgaaaagaaaaactaaagaagaaaaagagaaacttAAACAATCAGAGGGTGCAGATAAAGGTGAAAGTCAGCCTGATTATGAAGAAACCAGAGAGTATGAAGAGGAAAAGCCAGAGAAACCAGCTAAACCTCGTCgtccaccaccaccgccaccaatGGACTTCCACCAGTTACTAAAAATTGCAGAGAAAAAGCAGTTTGAACCTATAAAATATGAGCCTAAGCccaaagacgaagatgaagatgaacgACCAATGACTAAAAAACAGCGGGCAGAGTTTTTGAAGGAAAAGGAGTGGAGGATGAGGAAAGAAGGGAAGCTTCCTCCACTGTCTGCTTCAAAACAGGATCAGAAAAACAGACCGCCTCAATCAGCAAATGAAAGAAATAGAGATCAGAAAAACAGTCGTCCTCCAGCAGATTCTGGCCAGAAGAACAATAGACTGCCTACAGATGGAAACAGAGATCAGAAGATTAATCGACCATTTGGAGATGGACCTAGAGAACAGAATATTAATAGATATTCAGATGGAAACAGAGATCAGAAGATTAATCGATCGTCTGGAGATGTACCTAGAGAACAGAATATTAATAGATATTCAGATGGAAACAGAGATCAGAAGATTAATCGACCATCTGGAGATGTACCTAGAGAACAGAATATTAATAGATATTCAGATGGAAACAGAGATCAGAAGCTTAATCGACTGTCTGGAGATGTACCTAGAGAACAGAATATTAATAGACATTCAGGAAATGGTGGGAGAGATCATATGACTGGACACTTAGATCAGAGGTCTGGTCGACTGTCAAGTGACGGAAATAGAGACCAGCGGAATCGGCTGTCAGAAAATAACCAGGATCAGAGGAGTAGCCGACCTTCAGATGATGGATCCTCGAGCATTCCAAGAATTCCAAAAGTGAACAACagttataaatctgaaaaggaagTCAAATCACATCAGAGGATTCCAAAACTTAATGGTTCAAGCAGTAGTGGAGGAAATAGTGGCAATTATAGCAGCAGCAGTGGcagcaataaaaatgtaaaacttCAGGGGAATAGTGACAGCAAGATTGGTAAGGAAAGGAGTAGAGATGACATTAGAAATAGCAGTGTACCTGGAAAACCATCAGTTAAAACTAATCACACACCTTTATCTAGTGCCTCTGGACACAGTAGTGGTAATAGAAACAGTGTAGAACAAaagaaaagtagtagtagtagtaataataatgacagtagaAATAACAATCTCTCAAGTTACAGTAAAAAGCTGCAGGAAAGTCTTCTGGCAAAATTGCAAGAGAAAGAACGGAGTAGTGGATCTCagtcatcagaaacaagtaagttCCGTGTACCAGAAGTACCATCTGCAAAGGTTCCGAGGAATCGTGACTCTGGTTCAAATGATATGAACCGAGGATTAAAGTTGCCGTCAAAACCGTCAAATAAAATGGATGTGAGAGAAATGATGAGGAAAGAGGCTGCTATGAGAAAGAATCTTGTGAAACCACTAGCCGCTTCACAGAACACAAATGAATCAGCCCGTGGAGCTCTTCCCTCAAAATCTCAAGAGTCTTTTCAAAAGAATAAACTTGGGCATGAAGCTTCGTCTAAGGAAATAAGAGATAGGAAACCAACCCAGTTACCTTCCAAGGACATCAAGTCGCGGCAATTTCCACCATCAGATGTTAAGCCGAGGCAATTTCCTCCAGCAGATGTAAAACCAAAACAGTTTCCTCCTGCGGATGTAAGACCAAGACAGTTCCCACCTGGAGATGTTAGAAGAAAACCACAAAAGCCTCCAGCAAAacgtaagtttatttaatttttaaggttGACAGTAAATGTGTGCATAAACCAGCATATAGGAaattataagtatggacactgtgcgtcggtacctttgatgtgaccttcaaaccagctctaTCTACATCAGCGGGAGGTTCTGCCTTTTTCCCTAGAGTTAGCGCTGACATTGCACCTGCAGTTGACAGCAGAAATACTGCAactcaagctttcaggtataactctctgtaaagttgatttgaataatttcgaaggaaaaattgttccggggccgggcatcgaacccgggacctttggttaaacgtaccaacgctctaccaactgagctacccgggaactctaccagacaccgatccaatttttccttctatatccagagacctcaaagtaggctgacaacagtcaagcaaccaacattgagtgcacactaactctgtgtgacttaaattgtggctttctgttaacgaacagtgacgtgtattatgcaaatcaagctttcaggtataactccctgtcactgttcgttaacagaaaaccacaatttaagtcacacagagttagtgtgcactcgatgttggttgcttgactgttgtcagcccactttgaggtctgtggatatagagggaaaaattggatcattatcgggtagagttcctgggtagctcagttggtagagcgttggtacatttaaccaaaggtcctgggttcgatgcccgaccccggaacaatttttccctcgaaattattcagcagAAATACTGTTCAGCAGACTTGCCAGTGAATCAGGATTGCTGTTCCACCATTTACGGGTGCTTGATTACACTGACCTCTAGCATTTGAAAGTGGAATTATATCCTATTGGATTGCATGCGCGCAGAAAAACAGACCAGAGAAatttgctcagtgtccattctttataattcctattcaCTGCATAAACATTGTTGGTtgataagcttttttttttttttgctctgtaTCATTTCATCTGTACCCTGTACCACATGACGTTAACTGTTCCACATAGTGATATATCTTTGGTACAAAAGAGGACATGTCGAATTTCTCACGtctgttgatcagattttttaaaattatgtagacCTATAATGTGAATGAATTACGCAGTGTACCAATGGAAACCAGTGGCAAGTCAATATTACATATAGACCTAGTGTTTAAATGATGGTTTCATAATCAACATGGAGATTCACGTATTTCATCTCCTTTGCAGCTTCACAGACTGTTTTTCTGGGTATAGAACGCAGGGATTTACCATTGCCGTAAGAAACCTATGTGTAAactcaataaagaaataacttaatcagtgggccATATTTAGAAATTAGCAGACTATGACAATTTGTGAAACAAGAGAATGTCATTATGGTTGCTAAGGCAAAGCCtggttttacaaattgtcaaagtctGCTAATTTATAAACGTGGCTTACTGATTAAAttgtttcttcattgtttttgtaCTGGTACATAGGTttttatggcaatgttaaatGCTTATGTCCTATACCCAGAAAAACACTCAGTGTATGCTTTTAAAGCATATTGAAAATTTGGTGCATTTATGAGAAAATCGAAAATGTGCAGTTGTATGCAATAGACCCAGGGTTGCCTGGTGTCCAGTATTTGAGACCTGAAAAACTTATCCCGTATGAAATCTGTACAGGATACTAAAACTCTCTTATGTACAGACATTATATCATAGACAGCCAGgggttttttcttcttcttttatttttttccttacttAGAATTATGataaacagtaatttttttattaatatcagTGTCTTTAGAAACGCGATAAcgaaacaaataaatttaaacttcTAGTTGATTCTATTTcagttaaaagtaattttattcccGAGCAATAGTTGTGCATGGTTATTGGTTAATTGTTGTTGGACTGTATGTAATATGTGTAAAGACTCGAAAAAGGTTCCAAACCAAAATGAGTGATTCTTCTTCACATGAAACAAAGGGAAAGtgtttgtatttagaaacataaaatatttatttactaatttctgcGAACACAaggtttacaattacattttcccaatctgaattactgattaataattaatataacagcTTTAATCGTGTTAGACTAATGTAATATTTCCTTATACTGTGTTTTAACATTCTAGTATATAATGTTCTGAAATGACGCTCACAGATTtttgtctctctctttctttttctctctgtcATAAGCTCCTCATATTATCCTCCAGTTAAGTTGCAACTATCTCTTATTTATATTCTGAAAACTTGATAATTCTAAATAGGCCAtgtacaatgtaatttaaaatgaagaatgaatagaacagtccacacctgtggagtaacggtcagcgcgtctggccgtgaaaccaggtggcccgggttcgaatcctggtcggggcaagttatctggttgaggttttttccagggttttttctcaacccaaatacgagcaaatgctgggtaactttcggtgctggaccccggagtcatttcactgtcactatcaccttcatttcattcagatactaaataacctgagatgttgatacagcatcgtaaaataacccaataaaataaaaatgaatagaaaagagaaaaattctctccggcactgagactcgaacccgggttttcagctccatgtactgacactttatccactaagccacactggatttgATGCCAGatcgaatcttctcagtttaagttctatctctcagttttccctttggtggcctaccctcatgtattgtcacagaatatgtgacagtggcacaatgtccaacgcactatgtatggaggtgcactcattacgagtgacacagtacatgagggtaggccaccaaagggaaaactgagaggattcgatctggcatcggaacttactgcacggaaatatcgtatgtactttggtacatcataataataaaatttaaaatgtttaattcacaTAGATAATTAAGCACATTGTTAGCCAAATGACAAGAGCATCAGCTGTCCATATTAGTAACCCAGGTTCGAATACTGGTGGATCCACGTGGAACTTGTGATGGACAGATAGGGCGCTTGgtagtagttttttttttgcaaggtcTTCCCACTTCCCCTACCGACAGTCCACATTGCACCATTCATCATATGCTATATAGTTCGCTCCCATGGttatttttacttcgttatttaacaatgctgtatcaactactaggttatttaacaatgggattggtgatagtgagatgatatttggcgagatgaggcagaggatttgtcatagattatctgacatttgccttatggttggggaaaacttcagaagaaacccaagcgggaatcaaacccacactcaagcgcaactccggattggcaggcttGTGCCTGAGGGCTCCTCCCATGTTGCACAGAGGATAATGCACTCATAGATGGGGATGCTTGGGTGAACGGGACAAAGGCAAACACCCACcatgggtaaaaaaaaaatagataatttatcagcatataaTTACAGCActtgaaaaaagaaaggaaaattcgAAACTTCTGAACCCTAATTATGACAACTGAAAAGTAAAAAATCCAGTGTTCCCCTTGTGATAGCTAGTGCCATGCTATGTGGCAACATCATTGTATCAACTGTTTCCTGGTACACTCATCTGACTTAATGATACAGTTACAGATAAATTTTGACCTTAGCAAAAAGTGACAATAAAAGTTTGCCTGAACCTCTCATTCAGAGAGAGTGGGTTCTTTTAGGTGTTTTAAATTTATAAGACTCTGGCTTTCTTCCTTCTGAACAAAGCTTTACCCTCATTCTTGGTTGGTGAATCTAATGGTGAGTATGGTAATCACTCAAACACTGATATCTACATTAGCtaagtttttttgtgtgtgtgcagGTCGTATTGAAGATTCTGATGAAGAGTATGACTCTGAAATGGATGACTTCATTGATGACGGGCCACTTGAGGATGAAGATTATTCAAAGCACATTAAAGAAATCTTTGGCTATGACAAGTCAAGGTAATGGATTgagtaaataattttcttctattCGATTATGAATCACTTCGAAGGTAGT
Proteins encoded:
- the LOC138698433 gene encoding protein SPT2 homolog → MDFGTLLHAAKRNENSVKKEVKCYKSSFDPPKKEQKTKSLSANIQKFLARKEEEEKQKVIEAKKKRDELLALRSQDGKAKKRVAAMLNRTKAANKAAIADAVDNENTAVTLGGLAQPDEDDYGYVSQEASAFYSKLMEKYSSIPSEETKSSRKPLLKSSVADLNDTKARVRMALLKEEEEEMMPHKRKRKTKEEKEKLKQSEGADKGESQPDYEETREYEEEKPEKPAKPRRPPPPPPMDFHQLLKIAEKKQFEPIKYEPKPKDEDEDERPMTKKQRAEFLKEKEWRMRKEGKLPPLSASKQDQKNRPPQSANERNRDQKNSRPPADSGQKNNRLPTDGNRDQKINRPFGDGPREQNINRYSDGNRDQKINRSSGDVPREQNINRYSDGNRDQKINRPSGDVPREQNINRYSDGNRDQKLNRLSGDVPREQNINRHSGNGGRDHMTGHLDQRSGRLSSDGNRDQRNRLSENNQDQRSSRPSDDGSSSIPRIPKVNNSYKSEKEVKSHQRIPKLNGSSSSGGNSGNYSSSSGSNKNVKLQGNSDSKIGKERSRDDIRNSSVPGKPSVKTNHTPLSSASGHSSGNRNSVEQKKSSSSSNNNDSRNNNLSSYSKKLQESLLAKLQEKERSSGSQSSETSKFRVPEVPSAKVPRNRDSGSNDMNRGLKLPSKPSNKMDVREMMRKEAAMRKNLVKPLAASQNTNESARGALPSKSQESFQKNKLGHEASSKEIRDRKPTQLPSKDIKSRQFPPSDVKPRQFPPADVKPKQFPPADVRPRQFPPGDVRRKPQKPPAKRRIEDSDEEYDSEMDDFIDDGPLEDEDYSKHIKEIFGYDKSRYRDVDDDDECMESSFSQQLKEEFVSTKMGILEDLEDMEMEKRELAAKKKKMTMAKKKRRL